A region of Candidatus Aminicenantes bacterium DNA encodes the following proteins:
- a CDS encoding alanine--glyoxylate aminotransferase family protein: MEPLLLIPGPSPVVPRILEALARPTVSHVGGDMVADTRLALDNLKKIVFGAEAQPFIVAGAGTLAMEIALLNLARPDERILVLSQGYFGDRMGEICRSFGLPYDLVQSPWGSVIPAEELSRRLAARVYGLVVATHVDTGSGGCVPARDYAAAARAAGVLFILDGVCATGGIEERMDDWGIDVVLTAAQKCFGAPPGLAIDVFSKAAMARRESLGEIRAYYADILRWLPVMKDPGRYFSTPCVNEHRAFAEATRIILEEGMEARFRRQAKLGRAVRAGLAALGFEIFTGPDCRADTLSVVRYPDGLDDAAFRTLLARQGVQVAGGLAATAGRVFRMGHMGNLAPAQVEFAFEALEATLTGLGRRSETGGSLAAVRSVLAGPERGVEG; this comes from the coding sequence ATGGAGCCGCTGCTGCTCATTCCCGGCCCGAGCCCCGTCGTGCCCCGCATTCTGGAAGCCTTGGCCCGGCCGACGGTTTCCCATGTCGGCGGCGACATGGTCGCGGATACCCGGCTGGCTCTCGATAACCTGAAGAAGATCGTCTTTGGCGCCGAGGCCCAGCCTTTCATCGTAGCCGGAGCCGGAACCCTGGCCATGGAGATCGCGCTGCTCAACCTGGCCCGTCCGGACGAACGGATTCTGGTTTTGTCACAGGGCTATTTCGGCGACCGGATGGGGGAGATCTGCCGAAGCTTCGGCCTCCCTTACGATCTCGTCCAAAGCCCGTGGGGCAGCGTGATCCCGGCGGAGGAGTTGAGCCGGCGATTGGCGGCCCGGGTCTACGGGCTGGTCGTCGCGACTCACGTCGACACCGGCTCGGGCGGCTGCGTTCCGGCCCGGGATTACGCGGCGGCGGCCCGGGCGGCAGGCGTCTTGTTTATCCTCGACGGGGTTTGTGCCACCGGCGGGATCGAGGAACGGATGGATGACTGGGGCATCGACGTCGTCCTGACCGCGGCCCAAAAGTGCTTCGGGGCGCCGCCCGGCCTGGCGATCGACGTGTTCTCCAAGGCCGCGATGGCCCGTCGCGAGTCCCTGGGCGAAATCCGGGCTTATTATGCGGACATCCTTCGCTGGCTTCCGGTCATGAAGGATCCGGGCCGATATTTCTCCACCCCATGCGTCAACGAGCATCGGGCTTTCGCCGAGGCGACCCGGATCATACTGGAGGAAGGGATGGAGGCGCGCTTCCGCCGTCAGGCCAAGCTCGGGCGGGCGGTGCGGGCCGGGTTGGCTGCGTTGGGCTTCGAGATTTTCACCGGGCCCGATTGCCGGGCGGATACGCTGTCGGTCGTCCGCTATCCGGACGGACTGGATGACGCCGCTTTCCGGACGCTTTTGGCCCGGCAGGGCGTTCAAGTGGCCGGCGGCCTGGCGGCGACGGCCGGGCGGGTTTTCCGGATGGGCCATATGGGAAACCTCGCCCCGGCCCAAGTCGAATTCGCCTTCGAAGCCTTGGAGGCGACGCTGACGGGGCTCGGGCGCCGATCGGAGACGGGCGGATCGCTGGCCGCGGTCCGATCCGTCCTGGCCGGCCCGGAGAGGGGAGTCGAGGGATGA